The following are encoded together in the Phenylobacterium sp. NIBR 498073 genome:
- a CDS encoding DUF2842 domain-containing protein encodes MSARVRKFIGGIGIVLFLGFYAWIMTMIGERLPDHWAAQLAFYGIGGLAWGVPILPLISWMNRGR; translated from the coding sequence ATGAGCGCGCGCGTCCGGAAGTTCATCGGTGGCATCGGCATCGTCCTGTTCCTGGGATTCTACGCCTGGATCATGACGATGATCGGCGAGCGGCTGCCGGACCACTGGGCCGCTCAGCTGGCCTTCTATGGAATCGGCGGCCTCGCGTGGGGCGTGCCGATTCTGCCGCTGATCAGCTGGATGAACCGCGGCCGGTAG
- a CDS encoding integration host factor subunit alpha, producing MKGATVTRADLCEAVHEEVGLTRQDCSELVERTLELMAQALEKGEQVKLSGFGVFQVREKRARMGRNPKTGEPAAIEPRRVIGFRASQVMKARVDRALAK from the coding sequence ATGAAAGGCGCTACTGTGACGCGGGCCGACCTGTGCGAGGCGGTTCATGAGGAAGTGGGGCTGACCCGGCAGGATTGTTCCGAGCTGGTCGAGCGGACGCTGGAACTCATGGCCCAGGCCCTCGAAAAGGGCGAGCAGGTGAAGCTTTCCGGATTCGGCGTCTTCCAGGTGCGCGAAAAGCGCGCGCGCATGGGCCGCAATCCTAAGACCGGGGAACCTGCGGCGATCGAGCCGCGCCGGGTGATCGGCTTCCGGGCCTCCCAGGTCATGAAGGCGCGGGTGGACCGCGCCCTGGCGAAGTGA
- the msrB gene encoding peptide-methionine (R)-S-oxide reductase MsrB has protein sequence MIKIDRRAFLMGSALACVPALAAAADDPYAASPWRKLSDAEWRRRLDTPTYNVLRREATEMAGTSPLNKEKRKGTYLCAGCALPLFVSQWKFESGTGWPSFYTAIKGALGKKTDFAIGVPRTEYHCARCLGHQGHVFPDGPRPTGLRYCNNGDALRFTPA, from the coding sequence ATGATCAAGATCGACCGACGCGCATTTCTGATGGGATCGGCGCTGGCCTGCGTCCCGGCTCTCGCCGCCGCCGCTGACGATCCTTATGCGGCCTCGCCATGGCGCAAGCTGTCCGACGCCGAATGGCGTCGGCGGCTCGACACACCGACCTACAACGTCCTGCGCCGCGAGGCGACGGAGATGGCCGGCACCAGTCCGCTGAACAAGGAAAAGCGGAAGGGAACCTATCTCTGCGCCGGCTGCGCGCTGCCGTTGTTCGTATCCCAGTGGAAGTTCGAGAGCGGCACCGGCTGGCCCAGCTTCTACACGGCCATCAAGGGCGCTCTAGGCAAGAAGACCGACTTCGCCATCGGCGTGCCGCGGACCGAGTACCATTGCGCACGATGCCTCGGCCATCAGGGTCACGTGTTTCCTGACGGCCCGCGCCCGACGGGGCTGCGCTATTGCAACAACGGCGATGCGCTGAGGTTCACGCCCGCCTAG
- the bamE gene encoding outer membrane protein assembly factor BamE: protein MFRRVAYAALAAGLLTSATACAPITTYSGFQAIEANPKDVKVGTDTKSTVRASLGSPSATSTFDPNVWFYIDQVKERVAFRRPVVTSRNVVAVTFDKDTEVVKTVDTMTLKDGKVIAFNGRETPTRGRELTILEQLLGNVGRGGMLPNADDEGIPGTRPGDRR, encoded by the coding sequence ATGTTTCGCCGCGTCGCCTATGCCGCACTCGCCGCCGGTCTGCTGACCTCCGCCACGGCCTGCGCGCCTATTACGACCTATTCCGGCTTTCAGGCCATCGAGGCCAACCCCAAGGACGTCAAGGTCGGGACCGACACCAAGTCCACCGTGCGCGCCAGCCTCGGCTCGCCGTCGGCGACCTCGACGTTCGACCCGAACGTCTGGTTCTATATCGACCAGGTGAAGGAGCGTGTGGCGTTCCGCCGCCCCGTCGTCACCTCGCGCAACGTGGTGGCGGTGACCTTCGACAAGGACACCGAGGTCGTGAAGACCGTCGACACCATGACGCTGAAGGATGGCAAGGTCATCGCCTTCAACGGCCGTGAGACCCCGACCCGGGGCCGCGAGCTGACCATCCTGGAACAGCTGCTGGGCAACGTCGGCCGCGGCGGCATGCTGCCGAACGCCGACGACGAAGGCATTCCGGGCACGCGTCCGGGCGACCGACGCTAG
- a CDS encoding COX15/CtaA family protein, with protein sequence MTSFLRSDRSRPVAVWLFIVAALVLAMVVVGGATRLTDSGLSITQWKPVTGALPPMSAQDWADEFALYKAIPQYQQVNKGMTLEAFKAIYWWEWSHRLLGRLVGAAFALPFAYFLIRREMPRRLIVRCAGLFLLGGLQGAVGWWMVASGLVDRVSVAPERLAIHLGLAFALLGALVWTALDAWSGAARQTVPSPWTRGGLALIGLIFFQILLGALVAGNDAGFVYNDWPLMNGALFPADYGGGGLWATLAHSQAAVQFNHRIVAYLLTAVGVAMAWVAWRSRYLPAEAKLLALATGAAILLQALLGVVTLVAGVPVWLGMAHQVTAALVLSLAVAFAWRVRRP encoded by the coding sequence ATGACCTCGTTTCTTCGTTCAGACCGGTCGCGCCCGGTCGCGGTTTGGCTGTTCATCGTGGCGGCCCTGGTGCTGGCGATGGTGGTTGTCGGGGGCGCGACGCGCCTGACCGATTCCGGCCTGTCGATCACGCAGTGGAAGCCCGTCACCGGCGCGCTGCCGCCGATGTCGGCGCAGGACTGGGCCGACGAGTTCGCGCTCTACAAAGCCATTCCCCAGTATCAGCAGGTCAACAAGGGCATGACCCTGGAGGCCTTCAAAGCGATCTATTGGTGGGAGTGGAGCCACCGGCTGCTGGGCCGCCTGGTCGGAGCGGCTTTCGCCTTGCCGTTCGCCTACTTCCTGATCCGCCGCGAGATGCCGCGGCGGCTGATCGTGCGGTGCGCGGGCCTGTTTCTCCTGGGCGGGCTGCAGGGGGCGGTCGGCTGGTGGATGGTCGCCAGCGGCCTGGTCGATCGGGTGTCGGTCGCGCCCGAGCGGCTGGCGATCCACCTGGGGCTGGCTTTTGCGCTGTTGGGGGCGTTGGTCTGGACGGCGCTGGACGCCTGGTCGGGCGCAGCCCGCCAGACGGTTCCCAGTCCCTGGACCCGTGGCGGTCTGGCGCTGATCGGCCTGATCTTCTTCCAGATCCTGCTCGGGGCCCTGGTGGCCGGAAACGATGCAGGCTTCGTCTATAACGACTGGCCGCTGATGAACGGGGCCCTGTTCCCGGCCGACTACGGCGGTGGCGGCCTGTGGGCCACGCTGGCGCACAGCCAGGCGGCCGTGCAGTTCAACCATCGGATCGTCGCCTACCTGCTGACCGCGGTCGGCGTCGCCATGGCCTGGGTGGCCTGGCGCTCGCGCTATCTGCCGGCCGAGGCCAAACTGCTGGCTCTGGCCACCGGCGCGGCGATCTTGCTGCAGGCGCTGCTGGGCGTCGTCACGCTGGTCGCCGGGGTCCCCGTATGGCTGGGGATGGCGCACCAGGTGACGGCCGCTCTGGTCCTGTCGCTGGCGGTGGCCTTCGCCTGGCGCGTGCGTCGCCCCTAG
- the rpsI gene encoding 30S ribosomal protein S9, producing MSETQGFEALQGLSSNPQAAPAEPKIDSQGRAYATGKRKNAIAKVWIKPGKGTITINGRDQEVYFARPVLRMMIAQPFQVTDRVGQFDVVVSVEGSGLSGQAGAIRHGLSKALTYYEPALRPVLKPHGFLTRDSRVVERKKYGKAKARRSFQFSKR from the coding sequence ATGTCCGAGACCCAAGGTTTCGAGGCCCTGCAAGGCCTCTCGTCCAACCCGCAAGCCGCGCCGGCCGAGCCGAAGATCGACTCGCAGGGCCGCGCCTATGCGACCGGCAAGCGCAAGAACGCGATCGCCAAGGTCTGGATTAAGCCCGGCAAGGGCACGATCACGATCAACGGCCGCGACCAGGAAGTGTACTTCGCTCGCCCGGTGCTGCGCATGATGATCGCTCAGCCGTTCCAGGTGACCGACCGCGTCGGCCAGTTCGACGTCGTCGTCTCGGTCGAAGGCTCGGGCCTGTCGGGCCAAGCCGGCGCCATCCGCCACGGCCTGTCCAAGGCTCTGACCTATTACGAGCCGGCCCTGCGCCCGGTCCTGAAGCCGCACGGCTTCCTGACCCGCGACAGCCGCGTGGTCGAGCGTAAGAAGTACGGCAAGGCCAAGGCCCGCCGCAGCTTCCAGTTCTCGAAGCGCTAA
- a CDS encoding GlsB/YeaQ/YmgE family stress response membrane protein — MQGVGIIGWIVIGIAAGFVAEKVMKRDHGLMTNLLVGVVGALLGGWLAGLVGFSFGGWIGSFIVASIGAILLLFLLGLIKKR; from the coding sequence ATGCAAGGCGTGGGTATCATCGGGTGGATCGTCATCGGCATCGCCGCCGGCTTCGTCGCCGAGAAGGTCATGAAGCGGGACCATGGGTTGATGACCAACCTGCTCGTAGGGGTCGTCGGGGCCTTGCTTGGCGGCTGGCTCGCGGGCCTCGTCGGCTTCAGCTTCGGCGGCTGGATCGGCAGTTTCATCGTCGCCTCGATCGGCGCGATCCTCCTTCTCTTCCTCCTGGGCCTCATCAAGAAGCGCTAG
- a CDS encoding ubiquinol-cytochrome C chaperone family protein, translated as MFLDRFFRPRATLAMGQKLYAGVVAQARTPALYEAYGVPDTVEGRFELYTVHVFLLLDRLRGQGARASETSQALFDTYLGALDDALREMGVGDLSVGKKMRKLGEAFYGRVKSYESAFAALPQTDHLHALLGRTVYAQGGAEHVAELGEYVLRQRAALAEQKLEGLLDGRANWSAA; from the coding sequence ATGTTCCTGGACCGCTTCTTCCGCCCACGCGCGACCCTGGCCATGGGTCAGAAGCTGTACGCCGGCGTCGTCGCTCAGGCGCGTACGCCGGCGCTCTACGAGGCCTACGGCGTGCCTGACACCGTCGAAGGGCGATTCGAGCTCTATACGGTTCACGTCTTTCTGCTGCTGGATCGGCTGAGGGGGCAGGGCGCGCGGGCGAGCGAGACTTCGCAAGCCCTGTTCGACACCTATCTCGGCGCGCTGGACGATGCGCTGCGGGAAATGGGCGTCGGCGACCTGTCGGTCGGCAAGAAGATGCGCAAGCTGGGCGAAGCTTTCTACGGCCGGGTGAAGTCCTACGAATCCGCGTTCGCGGCCCTGCCGCAGACGGACCATCTGCACGCCCTGCTGGGCAGGACGGTCTACGCCCAGGGCGGCGCCGAGCACGTGGCTGAGCTCGGCGAGTATGTGCTGCGTCAGCGCGCCGCGCTCGCCGAGCAGAAGCTGGAAGGGCTGCTGGACGGTCGCGCGAACTGGAGCGCAGCATGA
- a CDS encoding GNAT family N-acetyltransferase, producing MILRRASVSDASTCAMVQREANLASLPFLPADPDINGALTFFETVLLLENETWIAEVDGQPVAYVAFHPGWLEHLYVLPAYQGRGISPTLMAKALEDGSARELWTFQKNARARKFYEDRGWVLVELTDGQGNREKEPDARYAWPGR from the coding sequence GTGATCCTGCGGCGGGCCAGCGTTTCGGACGCATCGACCTGCGCGATGGTCCAGCGGGAGGCCAATCTGGCCTCCCTGCCGTTCCTGCCCGCCGATCCCGATATCAACGGCGCGCTGACGTTCTTCGAGACCGTCCTGCTGCTGGAGAACGAGACCTGGATCGCCGAGGTGGACGGCCAGCCGGTGGCCTATGTGGCCTTCCATCCGGGCTGGCTTGAGCATCTCTACGTTCTGCCGGCCTATCAGGGGCGAGGCATCAGTCCGACGCTGATGGCGAAGGCCCTGGAAGATGGCTCTGCGCGCGAGCTTTGGACCTTTCAGAAGAACGCCCGGGCGCGGAAGTTCTACGAAGATCGCGGTTGGGTCCTGGTCGAACTGACGGACGGCCAGGGCAACCGCGAGAAGGAGCCGGACGCTCGTTACGCTTGGCCTGGCCGCTGA
- a CDS encoding alkaline phosphatase PhoX, translated as MFASRRQFLQTAAASAAFAGLARYANAQVTADAEGYSNPGYASEVAGYGPLRRDPAEIFDLPEGFSYKVISRAGDRMDDGLVAAGKMDGMGCFPAGRNRVALVRNHEISPPPRDVQITAFGESRNLAGKIAAADLYDTDNDGLPLGGGTSTLLYDLKTQELKAQHLSLAGSAVNCAGGVTPWGSWLTCEETLVKAGQGVKKDHGWVFEVPSRLRGLADPVAISGMGRFKHEACAVDPRTGVIYMTEDEVDGKGLFYRYLPNDRRKLQAGGRLQALAVVGEGDPRNWDAVSWKQGDWRNVRWVDLDGVDNPNNDLRQRGKAAGASWFARGEGIFFGQGELYFTCTSGGPKYHGQVMRYVPSQHEGQAGEVDEPGRLQLFVEPSDTRVMEMADNLAISPWGHIVTCEDKIGGTNYLRAITPQGQIYTIGRNAQTLPGAKIRGTSELAGVCFSPDGSTLFVNIYSPGCTLAVTGPWRSFRA; from the coding sequence ATGTTTGCGTCGCGTCGCCAGTTCCTTCAGACCGCAGCCGCCTCCGCCGCCTTCGCAGGACTGGCGCGTTACGCCAACGCCCAGGTCACCGCCGACGCGGAAGGCTATTCCAACCCAGGCTATGCCAGCGAAGTCGCCGGATACGGCCCGTTGCGCCGCGACCCGGCTGAGATCTTCGACCTGCCCGAAGGCTTTTCCTACAAGGTGATCTCGCGCGCCGGCGACCGGATGGACGACGGCCTTGTCGCCGCGGGCAAGATGGACGGCATGGGCTGCTTCCCGGCCGGCCGCAATCGAGTCGCCCTGGTCCGCAATCACGAGATCAGCCCGCCTCCCCGCGACGTCCAGATCACCGCCTTCGGCGAAAGCCGCAACCTGGCAGGCAAGATCGCCGCGGCCGATCTCTACGATACCGACAATGACGGTCTGCCGCTCGGCGGAGGAACCAGCACCCTGCTCTATGACCTTAAGACTCAGGAGTTGAAGGCCCAGCACCTCAGCCTTGCCGGTTCGGCCGTCAACTGCGCCGGCGGCGTGACGCCGTGGGGCTCGTGGCTGACCTGCGAGGAGACCCTCGTGAAGGCCGGTCAGGGCGTGAAGAAGGACCACGGCTGGGTCTTCGAGGTGCCATCCCGCCTGCGCGGACTGGCTGATCCGGTGGCGATCAGCGGCATGGGCCGCTTCAAGCATGAGGCCTGCGCGGTCGATCCGCGCACGGGCGTCATCTACATGACCGAGGACGAGGTCGACGGCAAAGGACTGTTCTACCGCTACCTGCCCAATGACCGGCGCAAGCTGCAAGCCGGCGGCCGGCTGCAGGCTCTGGCCGTGGTCGGCGAAGGCGATCCGCGCAACTGGGACGCGGTGTCCTGGAAACAGGGCGACTGGCGCAATGTACGCTGGGTGGATCTGGACGGCGTCGACAACCCCAACAACGACCTGCGCCAGCGCGGCAAGGCGGCCGGCGCCTCGTGGTTCGCCCGCGGCGAAGGCATCTTCTTCGGCCAGGGCGAGCTCTACTTCACCTGCACCAGCGGCGGACCGAAATACCACGGCCAGGTCATGCGCTACGTCCCCAGCCAGCACGAAGGCCAGGCCGGCGAAGTCGACGAGCCCGGCCGTCTGCAGCTGTTCGTCGAACCGTCCGATACCCGGGTCATGGAGATGGCCGACAACCTCGCCATCTCGCCCTGGGGCCACATCGTCACCTGCGAGGACAAGATCGGCGGCACCAACTATCTGCGCGCCATCACCCCCCAGGGGCAGATCTACACGATCGGCCGCAATGCCCAGACCCTGCCCGGCGCCAAGATCCGCGGCACATCTGAACTGGCCGGCGTCTGCTTCTCACCGGACGGGTCGACCCTGTTCGTCAACATCTACAGCCCGGGCTGCACCCTGGCCGTCACCGGCCCCTGGCGGTCGTTCAGGGCCTAG
- the plsX gene encoding phosphate acyltransferase PlsX, whose amino-acid sequence MTKSLTISIDAMGGDHGPSVVVPGVALAAAEAPALRYLLHGDEAAISAELAKHPTLKDRVEIRHADRVVAMDEKPAQALRRGKGTSMWAAIESVKSGEAQGSVSAGNTGALMAISLLILRMSVDVDRPCLVVGWPGVRGITTVLDVGANVDCDAERLVEFAILGEAFHRAAHGVAKPTVGLLNVGAEDVKGHEEVRQAHGILRSGKFDLDYRGFVEGDELFQNKVDVVVTDGFTGNIALKTAEGAARYINGELRAALTSSLTSKLGALLAKSGLLKLREKLSPDAAAPLLGLNGVVVKSHGGASDRDIAAAIRMASKLAQSDFAAEIERNMTRLTAAVAEQQPPAVDGAA is encoded by the coding sequence GTGACGAAATCCCTGACCATTTCAATTGATGCAATGGGGGGCGACCACGGCCCCTCTGTCGTGGTTCCCGGTGTCGCCTTGGCGGCGGCCGAGGCGCCCGCGCTCCGCTATTTGCTGCATGGCGACGAGGCGGCGATTTCGGCCGAGCTCGCGAAGCATCCGACCCTGAAGGACCGAGTCGAGATTCGCCACGCCGACCGCGTGGTGGCGATGGACGAGAAACCTGCCCAGGCGCTGCGTCGAGGCAAGGGCACGTCGATGTGGGCGGCGATCGAGTCGGTGAAGTCCGGCGAGGCGCAGGGTTCAGTCTCGGCTGGCAACACCGGCGCCTTGATGGCCATTTCGCTGCTGATCCTGCGGATGAGCGTCGACGTCGACCGGCCGTGCCTGGTGGTCGGCTGGCCTGGCGTGAGGGGAATCACCACCGTTCTGGACGTCGGGGCCAACGTCGATTGCGACGCTGAGCGCCTGGTCGAGTTCGCCATTCTCGGGGAGGCCTTCCATCGTGCGGCTCACGGCGTAGCTAAGCCGACCGTCGGCCTTCTGAACGTCGGCGCCGAGGACGTGAAGGGCCACGAAGAGGTCCGTCAGGCCCATGGCATCCTGCGCAGCGGCAAGTTCGACCTGGACTATCGAGGCTTCGTCGAGGGCGACGAACTATTCCAGAACAAGGTCGACGTCGTCGTCACCGATGGGTTCACCGGAAATATCGCGCTGAAGACCGCGGAGGGCGCGGCGCGCTACATAAACGGCGAATTGCGTGCGGCGCTGACGAGCAGCCTGACATCGAAGCTGGGCGCGCTGCTGGCCAAGTCCGGCCTGCTGAAGTTGCGTGAAAAGCTGAGTCCCGACGCCGCGGCGCCCCTGCTTGGCCTCAATGGAGTGGTGGTGAAGAGCCACGGCGGCGCGTCAGACCGGGACATCGCCGCCGCGATCCGCATGGCCTCGAAGCTCGCGCAAAGCGACTTCGCAGCGGAGATCGAACGGAATATGACGCGGCTCACCGCCGCGGTGGCCGAACAGCAGCCGCCGGCCGTGGATGGAGCCGCCTGA
- a CDS encoding DUF177 domain-containing protein, translating into MSAWRHMIRLSDLARGPVSVTLEPGAEARAAIAKELALEGLPALQGRVTVRPWLDGAEITSRFTAVVEQICGVTLDPFETQIDGDFVVRAVPAGSPNAPADSEGGEVEMDLEAPDPPDVLSSDDIDLAGYLVEHLALEIDPFPRKPGAEFNYEPDVREESPFAVLKRLKDDGA; encoded by the coding sequence ATGAGCGCCTGGCGTCATATGATCCGCCTCTCGGACCTGGCCCGCGGCCCGGTCAGCGTCACGCTCGAGCCGGGCGCCGAGGCTCGTGCGGCGATCGCCAAGGAACTCGCGCTGGAAGGATTGCCGGCCCTGCAAGGCCGCGTCACCGTCCGTCCTTGGCTGGACGGGGCCGAGATCACCAGCCGGTTCACCGCAGTCGTCGAACAGATCTGCGGCGTGACGTTGGATCCTTTCGAGACGCAGATCGACGGCGACTTCGTGGTTCGGGCCGTTCCCGCGGGAAGTCCCAACGCGCCGGCCGATTCGGAGGGCGGCGAGGTCGAGATGGACCTTGAAGCGCCCGACCCGCCGGACGTGCTCAGTTCGGACGACATCGACCTGGCGGGCTACCTTGTCGAGCATCTCGCGCTTGAGATCGACCCCTTTCCGCGCAAGCCCGGCGCCGAATTCAACTACGAACCGGACGTGCGGGAGGAATCTCCATTCGCGGTCCTGAAGCGCTTGAAGGACGATGGTGCGTGA
- the rplM gene encoding 50S ribosomal protein L13 — protein MMKTTASLKPADVEKKWIVIDAENAVVGRLASFIAMRLRGKHRPDYTPHVDCGDYVVVVNADKVKFTGKKLQDKTYYWHTGYPGGIKERTADKILGGKYPERILEKAVERMLPKESPLARKQMTHLRIYNAGEHPHEAQNPETIAFASLNAKNVRSL, from the coding sequence ATGATGAAGACGACGGCTTCGCTGAAGCCCGCCGACGTCGAGAAGAAGTGGATCGTGATCGATGCCGAGAACGCCGTGGTCGGCCGTCTCGCTTCGTTCATCGCCATGCGTCTTCGCGGCAAGCACCGCCCGGACTACACCCCGCACGTCGATTGCGGCGACTATGTCGTCGTCGTCAACGCCGACAAGGTGAAGTTCACCGGCAAGAAGCTGCAGGACAAGACCTACTACTGGCACACCGGCTATCCGGGCGGCATCAAGGAACGCACCGCGGACAAGATCCTCGGCGGCAAGTATCCGGAGCGCATCCTGGAAAAGGCCGTTGAGCGCATGCTGCCGAAGGAAAGCCCGCTGGCCCGCAAGCAGATGACGCACCTGCGCATCTACAATGCCGGCGAGCATCCGCACGAAGCGCAGAACCCCGAGACCATCGCGTTCGCTTCGCTGAACGCCAAGAACGTGCGGAGCCTGTAA
- a CDS encoding MerR family transcriptional regulator — protein sequence MAKGPDAFRTISEAADELNVPQHVLRFWETKFSFIRPMKRAGGRRFYRPHDIAVLRGVRVLLHDAGYTIKGVQKLHKEQGLKRLLAAADGDVGPRPEGLALGLANSELSDEGRERLLFALDDLQSAKRRLDSLLDKE from the coding sequence GTGGCCAAGGGGCCGGACGCCTTTCGAACGATCTCGGAAGCAGCCGACGAGCTGAACGTTCCGCAGCACGTGCTGCGGTTCTGGGAGACGAAATTCTCCTTCATCCGGCCGATGAAGCGCGCGGGCGGACGGCGATTCTATCGCCCGCATGATATTGCGGTCCTGCGCGGCGTCCGGGTGCTGTTGCATGACGCTGGCTACACCATCAAAGGCGTGCAGAAACTCCATAAGGAACAGGGGCTGAAGCGGCTCCTGGCGGCCGCTGACGGCGATGTGGGGCCGCGGCCGGAGGGGCTCGCCTTGGGCCTTGCCAACAGCGAGCTGAGCGACGAGGGGCGCGAGCGGCTGTTGTTCGCGCTGGACGACCTGCAGAGCGCCAAGCGGCGTCTGGATTCCTTGCTGGACAAGGAATGA
- a CDS encoding beta-ketoacyl-ACP synthase III, translated as MTKVLRSVVTGVGGYLPDEIVTNTDLAQVVDTSDEWIVERTGIRQRHRAAKDQPVSDLAVEAARLALLAAGKTPADVDLIIVATTTPDLTFPATATIVQRKLGCPVGVAFDVQAVCSGFVYALSTADGFVARGRSKCALVIGAETMTRLMDWTDRGTCVLFGDGAGAVVLEPQEGEGTTADRGLLGFALRADGTKQDLLYVDGGVSTNGQIGHLRMQGNQVFRHAVVNISEAILAAAADAGVAIEDVDWFIPHQANQRILEGVAKRVGIHESKVVSTVSEHANTSAASIPLAWWKAMQDGRIKPGQMLLLEAMGGGLTWGACVVRL; from the coding sequence GTGACCAAAGTTCTGCGTAGCGTCGTGACCGGTGTCGGGGGCTATCTGCCCGACGAAATCGTCACCAACACCGATCTGGCCCAAGTCGTCGACACGTCTGACGAATGGATCGTCGAACGGACCGGCATCCGCCAGCGCCACCGCGCGGCCAAGGACCAGCCGGTCTCCGACCTGGCCGTCGAGGCGGCCCGCCTGGCGCTGTTGGCGGCTGGCAAGACGCCGGCCGACGTCGACCTCATCATCGTGGCGACGACGACGCCCGATCTGACTTTCCCGGCGACCGCCACCATCGTCCAGCGCAAGCTCGGTTGCCCAGTCGGCGTGGCCTTCGATGTCCAGGCCGTGTGTTCGGGATTCGTCTATGCGCTCTCGACGGCTGACGGCTTTGTCGCCCGCGGGCGCTCCAAGTGCGCGCTCGTCATCGGCGCGGAGACCATGACCCGCCTGATGGACTGGACCGATCGCGGGACCTGCGTCCTGTTCGGGGACGGGGCCGGGGCGGTCGTGCTCGAACCGCAGGAGGGCGAGGGGACGACAGCCGATCGCGGGCTGCTGGGGTTCGCGCTGCGGGCCGACGGCACGAAGCAGGACCTGCTCTACGTCGATGGCGGGGTTTCGACCAACGGCCAGATCGGTCATCTGCGCATGCAGGGCAATCAGGTGTTTCGCCATGCCGTGGTGAACATCTCCGAGGCGATTCTCGCGGCGGCGGCCGACGCCGGCGTCGCGATCGAGGACGTCGATTGGTTCATCCCGCACCAGGCCAACCAGCGCATCCTTGAGGGCGTGGCCAAGCGTGTCGGCATCCACGAGTCAAAAGTCGTCTCGACGGTGTCCGAACACGCCAACACGTCGGCGGCGTCGATCCCGCTGGCCTGGTGGAAAGCCATGCAGGACGGTCGGATCAAGCCGGGCCAAATGCTGCTGCTTGAGGCGATGGGGGGCGGCCTGACCTGGGGCGCGTGCGTCGTTCGTCTGTAA
- the argC gene encoding N-acetyl-gamma-glutamyl-phosphate reductase: MAHTVFIDGEAGTTGLQIRQRLEGRRDLEIVSIDPARRKDADARAELLNGVDAVILCLPDDAAKEAVGMVTSNSVKVIDASTAFRTAPDWTYGFAEMDKAQRAAIAESTRVSNPGCYPTGFIGLVRPLTAAGLLPPDFPVTVNAISGYSGGGKGLIAEFEAPAPQGTNDAYRTYGLTLQHKHVGEMQAYGGLAHPPLFAPSVGRYAQGMIVEVPLQLWALPGKPVPEALRQALAAAYQGETFVEVASADECADLQKARAGAAGYNTALDPEAMNGTNRMKLFVFGNEDRGQVRLVALLDNLGKGASGAAVQNLNIMLGLPEGEGL, encoded by the coding sequence ATGGCCCACACAGTCTTCATCGATGGCGAAGCCGGCACCACCGGCCTGCAGATCCGGCAGCGGCTGGAAGGCCGCCGCGACCTGGAGATCGTGTCCATCGATCCGGCTCGTCGCAAGGACGCCGACGCGCGCGCGGAGCTGCTGAACGGGGTGGACGCGGTCATCCTGTGCCTGCCCGATGACGCGGCCAAGGAAGCGGTCGGGATGGTGACGTCCAACAGCGTGAAGGTGATCGACGCCTCGACGGCCTTCCGGACTGCGCCAGACTGGACCTACGGCTTCGCCGAGATGGACAAGGCGCAGCGCGCGGCCATCGCCGAGTCGACCCGCGTCAGCAATCCTGGCTGCTATCCGACCGGCTTCATCGGGCTCGTGCGGCCGCTGACGGCGGCTGGCCTGCTGCCGCCTGACTTTCCGGTCACCGTCAACGCCATCTCGGGCTATTCCGGGGGGGGCAAGGGCCTGATCGCCGAGTTCGAAGCGCCGGCGCCGCAGGGGACGAACGACGCCTACCGCACCTATGGCCTGACGCTTCAGCACAAGCACGTGGGCGAGATGCAGGCCTATGGCGGCCTCGCCCATCCGCCGCTGTTCGCGCCGTCCGTCGGCCGCTACGCCCAGGGGATGATCGTCGAGGTTCCGCTCCAGCTCTGGGCGCTCCCCGGCAAGCCCGTGCCCGAGGCCCTGCGCCAGGCGCTCGCGGCCGCCTATCAGGGGGAGACATTCGTCGAGGTCGCCTCGGCCGACGAGTGCGCGGACCTGCAGAAGGCGCGCGCCGGCGCGGCCGGATACAATACGGCGCTCGATCCCGAGGCGATGAATGGGACCAATCGGATGAAGCTGTTCGTCTTCGGAAACGAGGACCGCGGTCAGGTCCGGCTCGTCGCCCTGTTGGACAACCTGGGCAAGGGCGCATCCGGCGCCGCGGTTCAGAACCTCAACATCATGCTCGGCCTGCCGGAAGGCGAGGGCCTGTGA